The genomic DNA ATTGCCACAAATGCCTTTTGCTGATCTGACAATCTAAACCATCCGAGCTGAAAACCAGGCATGCCCACACCGTTAACGCGAAGATCGGGTTTTAAGCTAAGATCAGCTCCTTGTTGCCAAGCTAACTTGCGGATCTCTAGCTTATTAACATCTTCAATCGGTAGGGTAAAACCATAAAAAGGCACATCAACCGTTACAGAGTCTGTCGTCAGAATGAGCTTGGCATCATTAACGCTATACAGCATCCAACTAAACGCACCTACCATAGGTAGCAGTACCGCTGCTATTACCACCTTGCTGGTTTGCGGCAGTGCCTTATAGTAGATGTAAATGCCCAATCCAATAAAGCCGACCAGTAAGGCAATAAAGCTCCAGTTACCTGTCGAACTGAGTGGCGCAAGATCAAAGCTCTGAGTCATAGGACGTTCTCATTAATACAGTCGCTCTATCCTTGGCCACAAGACGCACTAGGTCAAGATGAACTTGGCGCAAAACACTTATAAATCTAATGCTAGGATCTTAGATTTACGTTGATAGTTATACAGCTGCTTCTTTTTCCCTGGTAGCTCATCGACTTCAACAATCGTAAAGCCATGCTCTAAAAACCAATGA from Shewanella sp. Choline-02u-19 includes the following:
- a CDS encoding PH domain-containing protein; its protein translation is MTQSFDLAPLSSTGNWSFIALLVGFIGLGIYIYYKALPQTSKVVIAAVLLPMVGAFSWMLYSVNDAKLILTTDSVTVDVPFYGFTLPIEDVNKLEIRKLAWQQGADLSLKPDLRVNGVGMPGFQLGWFRLSDQQKAFVAITETDTVVVIPTLRGYSILLSIAQPDALLSAIK